DNA sequence from the Chamaesiphon minutus PCC 6605 genome:
CATGTTATGATAGCGGTAGCCTAAGATATTAATAAATTATGGTGAAAATTAATTCAATCGAAGATATCCTGTACAAAGAAGGTGATGTTATCCCACCGCCACCGCGTACTTACACTGAGGAAGAAGAAGCCCAAAATATTGAGGATGAAAAACTAATGGCTAGAGTTGACATGGAAGGTTTGGCATACGAGCGATCTTATCGTTATCAGGACTATGACGATCTAGGGGATATGCTTGCTGATGGCATCGATATCGATGATATTCCTGAGTCTTACTATACGAAGGGGAATAAACAGAAATCAGTATCTACAAATCCTGTAAATTTCACTCCAATATGGATCGGTTCAAAAGAAGATGAAGAAGGCAAAATTGAATTTTGATTTTTTGAGAAATTGACATGCTTCAGTTTCAAGAGTTTGACTTAAAGACTGGTAAAGATCTCACTGATTTCAACCCAGAAGGCGATCGAACGCCCAGAGTTAAATCAGTGGAGAATTGCTATTTAGAAAAGTGGCTTCAGACGCATCAGATCGAGCCACAGAGTTTGCATGTCGCTAACTTTTACGATGGAGTAAATGATTCGGATCGACAAAGGTTGGAAGCCAAAGGTAAATACCTCGTCTGTACCAGTGGTAAGTCTGGATATTTCACAGATCGGCTGACTGCCGAATTAATTGCCAAAGGCGACAGCAACCGTGGCGTTCGACCAATTTATGCAGATGGGAAGCGCAGTGCCCACAACGCAGTTGCCTACGGTTCGCTCGTCGTCAGCGATGGCAAATCTGCTACACAAACGAAATTGGGCAATTCTCGAATCTTAATTATCGATGACGAGCAAAGAACTAGTGGAGCAGCTCCACTCAAAGACCGCGACAGGCGCAACATTCCTGTCAAACAGTTAGCGGATCTCTACGACAAAATGGGTGACGGTACGATGTTGGCATCGACTAAGCTTTTGCGTGGACTGTTATTAGATAAAGAGGTGCTACTCGCCATAGATCGCGGATTGCAACAAACTGAAGACCGCGAAGATGACAAGCTGGGTGACTTGGGTGATTGGATCGATGAAGCATTTGGAGATAGTTTAGATCCAGAATTGGCCGGAAAGCTACTCAATGAATTTAAGCATATAGGCAGAATCTCTAATTATTATGTAGATCTGCAAACCGCTCAGACGATCGAGAAAAAGATCGACAGGATCGCTCGGAGCGCAGTCTTACAGTTTCGCGCCGCCACGCCCGATCTGCCTGGAATTGCCAAAGGGACGGTGGCTACTAGCTCCTGGTGCGAGCGATTGGGTGTAGATGCGATCGTCTCGACTAATGACATCAAGGGCGACGACGGCAGACTCAAGGAACCAGGGATTATCGAACTAGACAGCTTTTTATGGGTCAATCGGAAGATTAAAGCTGAATACTCCAATCAATCGGTGGGTGCCCAAGTCAAAGGCACCATACCCGAAGCCACTCTCAACGAACTCAATCCAATGATTGAAGCTAAAGCCACTGAGCTTGCCGATATTGCGATCGATAACTGGCAAGTGGCAGCGAAGTTTATAGCGAAGGAAAAAGCAAGACGCGAGCGTGAGCTAATCATCGACACGCCCGAAGGAATCGACGGTGCGGAAGAGGAACCACGCAACAATCGAGCGACACTTTCTACACTGCTCGAAGCCGACGAGTACGGGCAGCTCAACCAACTCACCAATATCAGCCGCCAGCTTAACAAATCGAACAGACGCGACTGGCTAGATGTGGCAACTAGTGGGATCGTTGTCCCCGCTGCGATCGCCCAGCACCATAGTAAGTTAGAACCTTGGGAGGTATGCAATCGCGACCTCCCACACGGCGCGATCGTCGCTTATTATCGATCGCCATTCCCGAATGTCGGAGCAGCGGCAATTGCGATTAATAACTTAGAAATCCTCCGCGACCGCGACCGTGAAGCATTCGACAAACGCGGTGTGGTTTACATGAATCCCTGGACGGCAAAACACATCGCCATTACCGACTTCGATGGCGATCGTAACGGCTTCTTTGTCGGTTACTTGGCAAATGACAATCTTCCAAGTCAACTGCGTGAGCGACTGAGCCATTTACCCCTTACTGGTGGCGAACGATATGAAGCAGGTAGAGAAGTTCTCGCCCAAATAATTCTTGAGCCAGATTTAGATCGGGGAAAATTCCCGCTGGCAGTCAAGGAATTTATCGAGGCTAATGCTCCCGATTGTAAGCCCTTACCGATCGCCAAAGCTAAAAAAGCCGACCACCTCTGGCTTGAGGGCGAGCCGCTAACTCAAGCCATTTGGCAAGCCTGGGATATTACCGCCAATAACCCAACTGGAAAAGTTGCCAATCAATCCATAATTTTGCAATCTCTCGCATCCGAGACAGTCTATATCGAGCCGAAGCGCAAACCTGCATTACTCAAGCAAATAGGGGCAGCTTTCAGTGAAATTCCTCCAGAAGAGATTCCTAGCGATGAGTATTTAATAGAACACGGTCTACCACCAATGCAGTTAGCAGACAAGATCGAGAAGATCGTCCAGGCGAGTAAACAGATCGATAAATTACCAGCAGCAGAGCGATTGGCATTTGCCGAGCGGAATTTAATTACTGTCAATCAGCTTCTCAAAAACTGTTGTGATAGTGGGGTGGCAAAAAATCTCCAAACGGCGGTCGATACGGCTAAAAGCAGCGTTGGCATCGATGAAACAATTCATGAATTCGGCGAACGCCTTCAGTACAAGTCTCACCAGCTCCGCCAGAATGTCAAAAAACCCGATATTTATCTCAGCCGCGACCTCCCTACCAATACCCAAGAACCGATTGGGTGGGCGGTGGGAACAGCGAACCGATTCTACAATGGTGGACAACAGCAGTCACAATTACAGGAGATCGAATCGGAAGACTTAAATAAGCGGTTTCGCTCGTTGATTCCGATTACCCATAACGATAATCAAAAGGCAGTCGTCGATGGCTTTGCCCAGCGATATCGTAATTGTACTAACGCAATCGCACAGGTTCAAGATCGACTATATCAAGAATTACCCCAAGACCAGCAACCAACGTTAACGATCGTGTCTAGTAGCGGTAAAAGCCTTGTAGTTCAGAGACTATGCGATGCTGATGTTGGTGGAGATTCACCAGTCTGGGACTTGGGAGATGGTGAAAGTAACGTTAAATTCGAGATTTATCGTAATCAAGAAGACAGCGGGAAAGAAAATTTTGTTGTCTATCAAGTAACAGATGACGCAAATAATCGGCGTTCGATCGGATACGTTGAGCCAGAATCAGCATCAGCCAACAATTTAGATAAACATAAGATCGAGCAAGTCGGTAGTACAAAAAGATTATCTATATCAAATTCAACGATTGAATTTCATCCCCCTTTCGTCCTCGAAAACGATGTGGATGCGGTATTTGCTAGTGCAGATAAAGTACTGATCGAACTGGAAAACTCGATTCCCAACGACAAAAGGATGCAATATGCGTCTGCGGCATGGCATTCAAGCGCAGGAATGGGAATGGCGACTAAAATCTTTGTCCCTGAAATTAGCCAACACCTGGACAAAGTACCGCCGATCGCGCTCAATCGTCCGACCGCAGCCGCCCTAGAGTTACGAGATGGAACGGAATTGGCAATTAGATTCGATCGTAACTTACACATTAGCCAGATCGAAACCGATGGCAGCGTCCGCGATTTGGGATTGAGTACTTACGGGGACTCACCCCTGCTGGCTCCTGGCACGGTGGTAACAGCTAAAATCGTTCGACCGCTGGCTCCTAAACTGCGAATTCAGACTGATTTGGGAGAATTTGCCGTCGATCCCGCTCCAACAATCGGCAAGATTGGGATCGAAGACTTTACAGGTAAGTTCGCATTCGACCGTCGGGGCAAAAATATTGCAGTGGATTATATAGGTTCTGGCGGACGGCGGATACCGATTGGAGTGCTGGGTCGGGAATTAATCAATAAAGAGTCTAAAGCCAATCTTCAAAGCGGTAGCAATTTACTCAAAGGTACTTTATCTCGTGGCTTCAATGAGAAAATTCTTGAGATTCAAGTTCAACGCCTCATCGACCATCAGCCCGTCGCCAGAATCGACCGCAACGAACTCATACCACTGCCGCAGCAATCTATTCCGCTGAAGTCTAACGAGCAGCCAGCCATCTCATCTGCTCGACGCTACTTGCCTACAGCAGGAGAGCTGCGGCAGCTCTATCAAACTTCGGAGCTAGCTGGAGACGTTGCAAAAATGGCAGAAATTAAGAGTTTGGGAGTACTGCTCAACGACGTTTACCCCGATGGAGATCGCGCACCGGATGATTTTTCTCATTGGGTTGTAGAAATTCCAGTGCCCGAAGATTTCTACTATCCCAGTGCGGGAGAGTTACGAACTGCCTATGCCCTCAAATCTGACTCAGGGCAAACGAAAGATTTAGACAGGATTAAAGAATTAGGAAATGCCTTAAATCGGGCTTATCCTGACGGAAACCGCGCACCTGATGATTTTAATAGTCCGACAGTGAGGATAACGGCTAGCGAAAAGCAATCTTTAGGAATAGTCGATCGAGCAACAAATGAAGCAACTTCAATCGAAGTCGAACTATCTACGGTTCAAGAACCTACGATAGTCCTTCCTGCTGAAAGAGAAATTAATTCTACACTATTAGAATGCTCGCAAACTGAAAGTATGGGTCGGTCTATGTAATATTTTACCTTGGTACTTATGCTGATTTCAAATAATATATATCAACATTTTCAATCTCAGTTTCATGAACTGAGCGATACTAGAAATAAAGCTAATCTTTATCAGATATTAGTTTACGATGGTAGTCATTTTGTCAATGGCACTGTTGCCTATTTAACTGAGGATGAGTTATCTAAAGTAGTCACGGAAATTGAGCAAACTCATTACTGCCAAGTCGAACCGCTGAATTTTTACAGCTTCAATATTTACGATCGAGAATTTAATCGATTGAATGTCGATCCACATGCTAAATTGATGACAGACTTAGAAGCATCACAATTACGGCAAGGTGTCGATCCATTAAATCTTAGCAATGGAGAATATCATTGCGAAATTAGTAAAGTTAATACTTTTAATATAGATAAAAACTCCACTCAAAAATATTATGTTTTGCAATGGAGACGTTTGAAAAATTGGCTGATGAGACTATGCAAGTAAGACTATAGCAAATTACCAATCATCTTGAGGCGCGTCGTGACCTAAGATAAAAGCACTATCGCATCTTTGGCACAGGTAGGTGTTATTCCATATTTGCAGAGAGTCACGGTAAATCGTACTGGCATAGATTCGACATGCAATGGCACAGATAACGCCTAGCACGATACCAACGGTCAAAAATATGGGAGAACGTCCGATGTGCCCAAGAAATAATAAAGGGATAATAAAAAAACAGCATCGTCTTAGAAATTGACTGGGACTAAATGGAGGAGAGGCAATTTGACTGTTAACTGTTTGGCTAGTACCATGAAAATTTCTACCTGCTAGATCGGAAAGTCCATCGCGATAGATTAGTGAGAACTTACGGATATTTTCAGAGCCACATTTCGGACAATTAAAATCAATAATATTCTTCATATAATATCTTTACGTCGTTGTAAATAAACTGCCATTGCGAGATAGACAATAGAATGTATTCCCAAAGCAATCCAGCACAAATATAAATTATTCCAAGTTCGATCGTAAGCTATGCCAAGAGGAAATGGTAAATTCTTAACAGCAATATGTTTGAACGTCGCTGGTAACAATCCATTGACATTAGCAATCGTACCAAAAGCACCAAGCGACCAGCGAGTTATCGTTAAGTACGAAAGGATCGCACCGATCCATTTAAGCTTGAACAATACTCCTGAAAAGATAATCTGTGGCAATAATATCAGCGGCAAGGCACTATTTACTTGAGAACTATTTCTAGCCACAGTCGAAACGAGCAATCCCAAGCTAAAGCTAGCTGTAATAGTTAAAAAGACAACGACTGAAACTCCAAGTTGCCATGATATTAAAGTCGTAATAGGTGATTTAAAGACAAGCATAATCACCTGTGTAACTACTAATGATTGAGCGATTGCTAATCCAGTCAGGATTATAAACTTAGAACCAAAATAAGCTGAAATCTGTAGATTGACTAAGCGTTCTCGCATATAAATCGCACTTTCTTTAACTATTTCCTGTGCCGAGCTAAATAAGCCTACCCACAACGCAGCACAGCTAAATATCAGTAATACTTGAATGGCTAAACCAGCTCCATCGATCGATCCTCCCTTAAACGGCTGTGTATCTGGAAGAGCAGCTTTGAGCAATCCAATCCCGATTGGTGCGGTGACTAAAGCTAGAATTAAATTAGACCGATCGCGACAGGTGATGTCGAGTTGTCTATGAGTTAAAATAAACCATTGCTTGAGTGCATTAATTTTGACCTTTGAGGTTTTGCTTCGCTCGTGATTATCATTAATATCGATGTCTTGAGACATGTACTCTCGACAGTAATCAGAGCATTCATACTCAGCGGCATAACTGTCGATCCAACCCCCATCTTCGAGCTTGACATAGATATCTGCAAAATTATCGACATCGAAATATTCGAGGATGTCATCGGGAGAACCAAAATAACATAACTTACCGTTGCGCCCCAGAAAGACAATGCGATCGCATAGTTCGATATTTAAGACTGCATGAGTGACTAAAACGATCGTCCGTCGATCTTCATGAGCCAGAGAGCGGAGGAGCTGCATCATCTGTCGGTCTAAACCAGGATCTAGTCCAGAAGTAGGTTCGTCGAGGAAGAATAACTTGGGATCGGCAATCAGTTCGACTCCGATACTAACTCGCTTGCGCTGACCGCCGCTGAGGTTGGTGATGACTGCCCTGCGCCGATGGGTCATTTCGATTTGCTCCAGGGTTCGATCGACTACGGATTTCACATTAATATCTGAAGGCAGTCTCAATCGAGCGGCATAGCTCAATACCCCTTCAACAGTTAAGTTGGTGTGGATGATATCGTCTTGAGGCACGTAACCGATCCGCGAGCGATAGATGTCATAGTTTGGCTGTAAATTTGCACCATTGATATAGACCCCGCCGCTGGTCGGAGTTTCGGTACCCAAGAGAGCTTGCATCAGTGTAGATTTCCCAGCACCGCTGCCGCCGACGATGGCGACGAACTCCCCAGGCTCGATCGCAAAAGAGAGTTCGTCAAGGCGACGTTTCCCATTGGTTTCGAGAATTAGCTCGCGGATATCCAATCTGATGCTATCGCCACGGTCTAATATTTCGAGTTCCCCAAAGCCTATCAGTAGAGTAAAGCAACCAATTTGGATGGTTTCGCCAGTTTTGCCTACTGTGATTTTTGAAGGCCAGAGATTGCCGACACTTACTCCATCATCGGTCAAACTTTCTACCGTGTAGAAACCTTGCCGCTTGGTAGGTTCGATCGTTGCATGAAAGCGAGCGACTGTTGGCGAATCTAATTGCAGCGTACAGGTCGGATCGCTACCGATCGTCACAAGTTGATTTAGGGAAATGCTCTGAAACTCACGATTGACAGTAAGTGAGTCAGAATCATAATATGTAATGCGAACTAGAGTTTTAGGATTTAAACCAATATGTAAAGTAGTCCCATTTACAAGCAATTGCCCCGTTGATGGAATTGTCGATCGGTTTAAGTAAAAGCGGTTGCTAGTGACATCGTTACCATCACCGTTAAAGATGTAGTAGTCATTACCACTTCTAGATAATATGGCTTGCAGTGGAGAAATTGCCGTCCAAGAATCGGGCACTAGTAAATCTACCCCTGCTCGCTTGCGTCCGAGCATGTGGAGATCGCGATCGAGGGTAAACTTTACTGTCTGACCCTGATTGTTAACTACTAAACATCGTTCGTCGTTCAATTCCTTCAAGCTGGAAGCACCTCTAACGACTATAATTACTATCGAGATCTAGATTGTTTAGATCTTTCGCTTCGTCTCCACCCTGAGTAGGTAATATCACACCTCCACCCTCAGTAGGGAGTGTCACACCCACTTCGGTCGAGTCACTTTCTCGTTCTTTCACTAGATTTAACGGCTGAGAAATCTCAACTGGCACATCGACTTCACGAACAACATTTTTATTGTCAATTCCTCGTTGTTTTTCGGCCTTCAATACCGCTTGTCGTTTATGTAATTCTGACAGTAACTCGCGCGGATTGCTATTACTCATCGAGTCCATTGCCATCGATCGGAGATTATCTGGCGAATCGGTAAAGATTTTAAGTTCGCTCCTGGCGCGACTGGCGGCAACGTAGAAACTTTCGGAGTTCTGCACCCCATCAGCCGCGACGAACACTCGCTCGCTAGTTTTTCCCTGGCTGCTGTAAATGGTTGTAGCAATCGCCAGATCGAAATGGTGAGCTTGGCGCAAATCGATCGCTTCGGTTCGTCCATCGCGGTACTTAATGTTTGCTAAATGCTCGACCGTGGATTCAATTTCAAATTCTTGTCCATTACGTCGCTGTAACTGGGTATCGTTCTTACTCCAGCGCAAGCGATCTCCTACTGCTATACCGATCGATTCCTCATGATAGTGGGCTTTGTCAAAACTTAAGTCCGTGACGAGTCGTTCGCCCTCTGGCGATCTCAAGACAAGATCGTCTGCTTCTTTGCCAGCAACCACGTAACTTTGACCTTTTTCTAGTCGTTTGTAGTTGCGGATCGGCACTACAATATCGCCGACATTATAGTTGTGAACGTACCTGTTTTCAATCTTAGTAAATTTATAATCTACCAACTGTCGAGCCGGAAGGTCGAGTCCGATCGTTCCACTATCTCTGAATCCTTCACGGATCGCTGCGGTAATCTCCCGTCGGGTATCGTTAGTACCCGATACGATTAATGTTTTGGCTTGCTCTGCTGGAGTCAGAGCTAAATACTCAGAAGCAATTTTCTCAATGATGTCATCTTTAGCAATCGTGACGATATTGTTATTTTGTTCTAACAGTGTAAATCCCCGTTCGATCGCGCCATCGGCAAGGGCATCTACCGCAGCTTTGAGATTTGGGTCTTTTTGACGTAGTGATACCGTGAGTCGAGCTGTTGCCATTCCCGCTGCCTGCAATGACTTAAACGGGTTTCCCGCCGCCACTGATGATAGCTGACGGGTATCTCCAACTAGCAATACCCGCGCCTGCTCTTTCGTGGCTCTAGATAATAGGGCTAGGGCATCATCAGCACTCAACAAACCCGCCTCATCCACAATCCACAATTCATCTTTACTCGGCAGTTCCTCGCGACTACAGAGTTTTCTCGCTACCGTATTGGTTTCTATTCCTAGCTCGTCACCTAACACTTTTGCAGCTTCGGCACTGGGGGCGAATCCTTTCACTTCGACTTCTTGCGAGTCGGCGATTTGCTTGAGTTCGGCAAGGGCGTATGTCTTCCCCGCACCCGCTACTCCTTGCCACGCGATCGCTCGATCTGCGTTGGTGGCAGCTAGCCTGACTGCTTGCCGCTGTCCGGCATTAAGCGTCGTATCTCGCAGATAATCGGTTACACTTTCGGTTGTAGCAACTGGGGTGAGAGTCCCTTGCCCCTGGCGCATCAGTGAAATCGTTTTTTCCTCTCGACAGAGTGCTCTAAAAGTGGTGTAACTACCGTCGAGTCTAATTAAATCCGCGCGATCGTCGCACAGTGGTTTAATCTCGGCAATATCGATCGGTAATCTTTGCGCGATCGCAAATTTCTCGATCTCTTCGACTCTAAAATCGACACTACGCTCGGAACAATGCGCGATGGCATCTTCAATGTAGCGATCCTTTGTGGCTGCGGCGGTAGGTTCTACATCTTTGGCTAATCCCGATCGCACGATCTCGATGCCTAAATCTGCTGCTTCCTGTTGCCATTTTACTTTTAGCTCTGTCGAGGGGATACGTTCTTTATCTTTACGGGTGCGGTGCCAAGTATCCTCGCGGGTCTGCCAAGTACTGTTTCCTGGGCACTCAGAGAGAATCTGCATCCGGCGTTTGCTAAAATCGACCAACGATTGTCGATCGTATCCTTTAATTTCAAATTGTCCGTGGGGGCGATGTTCGATTTCATAGCCCAATCGTTCTACTTCGGCGGCTAAGTAAGCCTGATAAATTGTTCCTAAGTGTTTCTTGTTCTGAAAAATTAGATCGTTGTCGTTGGCATACCACTTGCCATTCTCTGCTTGAGTTAGGTTCATCACCAGGGCGTGAGTGTGCAGATGCGGATCGAGTTCGCGGCTCTCAATGTGGTCGAATTGGGCAACGACAAGGTTGCCAGTTTTAACTTCGATTACATTCTTATTGCTAGTGATGCGGGTTTGGGCATACCGTTCCTCAATTAATGCCAGAGTTTTCTCAACGGCGACGCGATGGGCGATTTCCAACCGAGTATCGCCACCGACTAATGCAGTTAGACTCACGGATTTTGGTGCGGAAAATGTAAAATCCGTACCCGCCCGACGTTTTTCAGGGTCGCCTTTGGTGCCCAGATATCTGCTGCCATCTGGCGATTTGCCGTAGCAGACATTTTCAAATGACTCTCGCTCGATTTCACCTTCTAGACCGAGTGCCGACGCGCCCTTCCCATACCACCGAGTCTCATCTCGCTCGTAATACTCGGTAAAGTACTTTACGGCTCCACCGCCACTACAATTCTTAGCTGTCAGCATACATGACTGAATGACAAGATGTTCGATCGCTTAACTGTAGTTTCATTTTGTAACTATTTTAAGTATTAAAATTTTACTCGATCGCACACAGCTTTCATTATCGCCCAAATTGGTGAATTTTTTAAAAAATGCGTACTGTGCGTAGAAATTAAATCGGGTTGCTTAGTTTTAGCCCCCTAGCAGCATCCTGACAGCTCCCTTGTAGTCCCCCGTCAAACGTCGCATTTTCAGTTTACAATGCTGGCATAGCCCCTTAATAAGCATCTAGCAGACTCTTATTAGGCCCTTAACAAACCCCTTAAAACCCCCTGTTAGACCCCTAGACTTAGTAGTAAACTAGAACTATTAAAATGCCGCAGTGGAAATGGACGATATATCAGAGCAATGAATTGGATAAGTTGCTCTACGAATATTTAAAAAGCTGTAGTCGAATGAAGGACAACATCATTCAAGCCATCGAAGCGTTTTATTTGCCCTATGCCCTCAAACATATCGGAGCTTCGCCTTTGGAGGTTCAAAAAGCATACCAGAGATCGATAGATATCTTACAATCAAGAGTAAGAATTATGAAGCTCGATGCAGGGGTGCCAATAGGCACAGATGATGATATTACGGTCGTCGCTCGAAGGCAGGTCTTCGACGATCGATTGCCTCCAATCCAGAACCCGATCCAGATCGCACAAGACGATCCACCAGCTAATGAAATCGAGAACGAACCACCCATTCAACCTCGCAAGAGAATTATGGATTTAGAGGATTTAGAGGATTAACTGTGGAATATCTTTATGCAGTGGTCGATTATGGAAGTAGCGCGTTGAAGGTTGCGTTTGGTAAAGAACTCACTCAGACACCTCGATACTTCACGATGCAGCCAGAAATTATCGAGGTTCCGGTGGAGGCTGTAGAGGAGTACCGTCACACTTTCCTTGCAGATCCGATCCGATCTGCTTTTATTGGCATTAAAGATCGTTACTATGCTGTAGGAGACTTGGCGCAAGAAGCGTTCCGTTCCACATTAAACCTCTCCGAGCCGAAATCTAACAATGCAGTTGGGCGCACGTTAGCTGCCATAGCGGTAGCAGCTCGACTATCTCAGATTAATAGTGGGAAGAAATTTAAGTTGTTTCTGTCGTGTTTGCTGCCACCAGGGGAATTATTAGATCGAGACATTCTCGAACAAAACCTCAGACAAGCACTGCAAAACTTTGATACGCCAATGGGCAAACTTCAGGTTAACTTACTGTACTTCAACTGTCATCCTGAAGGTGGCGGCTTATCATTGTTTTATGAAGAGCATCGGGGAGATATGGCCGATCGCGCGCTGGGAGTAATTATGATGGGGCACAGGAACACAAGTTGCTTCACGGTTCAAAATAGCGTCTACCGCAA
Encoded proteins:
- a CDS encoding ATP-binding cassette domain-containing protein, whose protein sequence is MKELNDERCLVVNNQGQTVKFTLDRDLHMLGRKRAGVDLLVPDSWTAISPLQAILSRSGNDYYIFNGDGNDVTSNRFYLNRSTIPSTGQLLVNGTTLHIGLNPKTLVRITYYDSDSLTVNREFQSISLNQLVTIGSDPTCTLQLDSPTVARFHATIEPTKRQGFYTVESLTDDGVSVGNLWPSKITVGKTGETIQIGCFTLLIGFGELEILDRGDSIRLDIRELILETNGKRRLDELSFAIEPGEFVAIVGGSGAGKSTLMQALLGTETPTSGGVYINGANLQPNYDIYRSRIGYVPQDDIIHTNLTVEGVLSYAARLRLPSDINVKSVVDRTLEQIEMTHRRRAVITNLSGGQRKRVSIGVELIADPKLFFLDEPTSGLDPGLDRQMMQLLRSLAHEDRRTIVLVTHAVLNIELCDRIVFLGRNGKLCYFGSPDDILEYFDVDNFADIYVKLEDGGWIDSYAAEYECSDYCREYMSQDIDINDNHERSKTSKVKINALKQWFILTHRQLDITCRDRSNLILALVTAPIGIGLLKAALPDTQPFKGGSIDGAGLAIQVLLIFSCAALWVGLFSSAQEIVKESAIYMRERLVNLQISAYFGSKFIILTGLAIAQSLVVTQVIMLVFKSPITTLISWQLGVSVVVFLTITASFSLGLLVSTVARNSSQVNSALPLILLPQIIFSGVLFKLKWIGAILSYLTITRWSLGAFGTIANVNGLLPATFKHIAVKNLPFPLGIAYDRTWNNLYLCWIALGIHSIVYLAMAVYLQRRKDII
- the mobF gene encoding MobF family relaxase, which gives rise to MLTAKNCSGGGAVKYFTEYYERDETRWYGKGASALGLEGEIERESFENVCYGKSPDGSRYLGTKGDPEKRRAGTDFTFSAPKSVSLTALVGGDTRLEIAHRVAVEKTLALIEERYAQTRITSNKNVIEVKTGNLVVAQFDHIESRELDPHLHTHALVMNLTQAENGKWYANDNDLIFQNKKHLGTIYQAYLAAEVERLGYEIEHRPHGQFEIKGYDRQSLVDFSKRRMQILSECPGNSTWQTREDTWHRTRKDKERIPSTELKVKWQQEAADLGIEIVRSGLAKDVEPTAAATKDRYIEDAIAHCSERSVDFRVEEIEKFAIAQRLPIDIAEIKPLCDDRADLIRLDGSYTTFRALCREEKTISLMRQGQGTLTPVATTESVTDYLRDTTLNAGQRQAVRLAATNADRAIAWQGVAGAGKTYALAELKQIADSQEVEVKGFAPSAEAAKVLGDELGIETNTVARKLCSREELPSKDELWIVDEAGLLSADDALALLSRATKEQARVLLVGDTRQLSSVAAGNPFKSLQAAGMATARLTVSLRQKDPNLKAAVDALADGAIERGFTLLEQNNNIVTIAKDDIIEKIASEYLALTPAEQAKTLIVSGTNDTRREITAAIREGFRDSGTIGLDLPARQLVDYKFTKIENRYVHNYNVGDIVVPIRNYKRLEKGQSYVVAGKEADDLVLRSPEGERLVTDLSFDKAHYHEESIGIAVGDRLRWSKNDTQLQRRNGQEFEIESTVEHLANIKYRDGRTEAIDLRQAHHFDLAIATTIYSSQGKTSERVFVAADGVQNSESFYVAASRARSELKIFTDSPDNLRSMAMDSMSNSNPRELLSELHKRQAVLKAEKQRGIDNKNVVREVDVPVEISQPLNLVKERESDSTEVGVTLPTEGGGVILPTQGGDEAKDLNNLDLDSNYSR
- a CDS encoding ParM/StbA family protein — protein: MEYLYAVVDYGSSALKVAFGKELTQTPRYFTMQPEIIEVPVEAVEEYRHTFLADPIRSAFIGIKDRYYAVGDLAQEAFRSTLNLSEPKSNNAVGRTLAAIAVAARLSQINSGKKFKLFLSCLLPPGELLDRDILEQNLRQALQNFDTPMGKLQVNLLYFNCHPEGGGLSLFYEEHRGDMADRALGVIMMGHRNTSCFTVQNSVYRKFRSIDLGFATVVNDIQLATSAYKEKTITAAVASYLLSREEDKAPLLKMLLRNTPSAREQELDKLLKAIAIAKKKFWNSLSQWLAVQFPQIDEIVFGGGVAQMFVPEMVEFFQGKLPNLPDKSCPAIYLNGGLEYSDDTVIPERLQARFADVQCLWEKDILPTAKSYWDITTK